In Anaeromicrobium sediminis, one DNA window encodes the following:
- a CDS encoding Crp/Fnr family transcriptional regulator, producing the protein MELSNYIHILQLHNLFKDFSKEELIDIFNKNSHRICEYNKNSIIHVESEECSTLDVVLQGQIIVQRIDENGNVLTIAEFHVGESIGSNLLFGNNNTYPMSILAKLDTVILHIQKDFLLDLCQDNKRFLIEFLKCVSDKTFILTNKIKSISMKSLRESIIDFLNCEYHTQKSNTIQLNMTKKELAEILGVQRTSLSRELNKMRKDNLINYDSHSITIKDLNVLKKAMDNL; encoded by the coding sequence ATGGAGTTATCAAATTATATACATATCTTACAACTACATAACCTGTTTAAAGATTTTTCTAAAGAAGAGCTTATAGACATATTTAATAAAAATAGTCACAGGATTTGTGAGTATAATAAAAACAGTATAATCCATGTGGAAAGTGAAGAATGTTCTACCCTAGATGTGGTTTTACAAGGTCAAATAATAGTTCAAAGAATTGATGAAAATGGAAATGTACTTACTATAGCAGAGTTTCATGTGGGAGAATCTATTGGTTCTAACTTATTATTTGGAAATAACAATACTTATCCTATGAGTATACTTGCAAAATTAGATACGGTTATATTACATATTCAAAAGGATTTTCTATTAGATCTTTGTCAAGATAATAAAAGGTTTTTAATTGAGTTTTTAAAATGTGTATCTGATAAAACTTTCATATTAACAAATAAGATAAAATCCATATCTATGAAATCCTTAAGGGAATCCATAATAGATTTTTTAAATTGTGAGTACCACACTCAAAAGTCTAATACTATCCAGTTAAATATGACTAAAAAGGAGTTAGCTGAAATATTGGGAGTTCAAAGGACTTCCCTATCTAGGGAGTTAAATAAGATGAGAAAAGATAATCTTATTAACTATGATTCCCATTCCATAACAATAAAAGATTTAAATGTGTTAAAAAAGGCAATGGATAACTTATAA
- a CDS encoding response regulator transcription factor, whose protein sequence is MKNILIVDDEIKITELLEAFLKVEGYNIYKAYEGKGALDIFEREEIHLIILDLMLPIISGEDICKKIRAKSDVPIIMLTAKVDEENKIEGLSIGADDYITKPFSARELVSRVAAIMRRAYKEDNPQAQKFAFNDGDLEVDMKLLTVMKKGMKIKFTPNEFKILKILISNRGTILSRDTLVEKAFGIDFDGIDRTVDVHIKNIRHKIEDNPKEPQYIETVYGMGYKFNF, encoded by the coding sequence ATGAAGAATATACTGATTGTGGATGATGAAATTAAAATTACAGAGCTATTAGAGGCCTTTTTAAAAGTAGAGGGTTATAATATTTATAAGGCCTATGAGGGAAAGGGTGCCTTAGATATATTTGAAAGGGAAGAAATTCACCTTATAATATTGGATCTGATGCTTCCAATAATCAGTGGAGAAGACATATGTAAAAAGATTAGGGCTAAATCTGATGTTCCCATAATTATGCTTACAGCAAAGGTTGATGAAGAAAATAAAATAGAAGGTCTAAGTATAGGAGCCGATGATTATATAACAAAGCCCTTTAGTGCAAGGGAACTTGTAAGTAGGGTGGCAGCTATTATGAGAAGAGCTTATAAGGAAGATAATCCACAGGCTCAGAAGTTTGCATTTAATGATGGGGATTTAGAGGTGGATATGAAGTTATTAACTGTAATGAAAAAGGGAATGAAAATTAAGTTTACACCAAATGAATTTAAAATACTAAAAATATTAATTTCTAATAGAGGTACAATTTTATCTAGGGATACTCTTGTGGAAAAGGCATTTGGGATCGATTTTGATGGTATTGATAGAACTGTGGATGTTCACATAAAGAATATAAGACATAAGATAGAGGACAATCCTAAGGAGCCACAGTATATTGAAACGGTTTATGGCATGGGATATAAATTTAATTTTTAG
- a CDS encoding cytochrome c biogenesis CcdA family protein, which yields MGLLGDVSLSIAFGAGFLSFFSPCILPLIPVYIMYITGISMENELEERKLYVLKRTIGFVIGFTIIFMIMGTSASFIGKIFVRNKILFSKVSGLLTIIFGLKMMGILKLNFLSMEKKFKAPQKITNWFSAILVGMAFAAGWTPCFGPVLASILIYAGGTATVSKGVYLLGMYSLGMAIPFLATALFSNYLSKFMSRAEKFAVYIPKISGFMMVVFGILVYFNLVVNISRLLI from the coding sequence ATGGGATTATTAGGAGATGTTTCATTATCCATAGCCTTTGGGGCTGGATTTTTATCTTTTTTCTCACCCTGCATACTTCCATTAATACCAGTGTACATCATGTATATTACTGGTATCAGCATGGAAAATGAGCTAGAGGAAAGAAAACTTTATGTACTAAAGAGAACTATTGGTTTTGTCATAGGATTTACAATTATATTCATGATAATGGGTACATCTGCTAGCTTTATAGGAAAAATATTTGTAAGGAATAAAATACTTTTTTCTAAAGTAAGTGGATTGTTAACTATAATATTTGGATTAAAGATGATGGGTATTTTAAAACTTAACTTTTTAAGTATGGAAAAGAAATTTAAAGCCCCACAAAAGATTACTAATTGGTTTAGTGCAATTTTAGTGGGAATGGCCTTTGCCGCTGGATGGACACCATGTTTTGGCCCAGTTTTGGCATCTATTCTTATTTATGCAGGAGGAACGGCTACTGTTTCAAAGGGAGTTTATCTATTAGGTATGTACTCTTTAGGAATGGCCATCCCTTTCCTTGCAACGGCCCTGTTTAGTAATTATTTAAGTAAATTTATGTCCAGGGCAGAAAAGTTTGCAGTATATATTCCTAAAATTAGTGGCTTTATGATGGTGGTATTTGGAATATTAGTTTATTTTAATCTAGTTGTTAATATAAGTAGATTATTAATATAA
- a CDS encoding Flp family type IVb pilin, producing the protein MIHMLKKLKGLITEEKGQGMTEYGLILGVIAVAVLAVIGLFGTSIENMFKDTLEKVEKPTSTES; encoded by the coding sequence GTGATACACATGTTAAAAAAATTAAAAGGTTTAATCACTGAAGAAAAAGGTCAAGGTATGACAGAATACGGTCTTATATTAGGAGTAATCGCAGTTGCAGTTCTTGCAGTTATTGGTTTATTCGGTACTAGCATTGAAAATATGTTTAAAGATACACTAGAGAAAGTTGAAAAACCTACATCTACAGAGTCTTAA
- a CDS encoding A24 family peptidase, with protein sequence MWFDLLLVIILIICVVTDIKERKIYNKVIFPSLMIAFLSHILLDGPNSLYSSFTGFLVGFLILLGPYLLGGMGAGDVKLLALIGALKGPSFVFYTSIYMALAGGLMALIMLIFQKRLHATLKSIYYYIFSLKYGIKLHLLINNDDLSNTYPYGTAIAAGAMINLLLGGGLLLC encoded by the coding sequence ATGTGGTTTGATCTTTTATTAGTCATAATTTTAATTATCTGTGTTGTTACAGATATAAAAGAACGAAAAATATATAACAAAGTAATCTTTCCAAGCCTTATGATTGCCTTTTTATCTCATATTCTATTAGATGGACCTAACAGCTTATATTCTTCCTTTACTGGCTTTCTTGTTGGTTTTTTAATCCTTTTGGGGCCTTATCTTTTAGGTGGAATGGGAGCTGGAGATGTAAAGCTACTTGCATTAATTGGTGCTTTGAAAGGTCCTTCCTTTGTATTTTACACAAGCATATATATGGCACTTGCAGGAGGACTCATGGCACTCATAATGCTGATTTTCCAAAAACGACTCCATGCTACCCTTAAATCTATATATTACTATATTTTCAGCTTGAAATATGGCATAAAATTACATTTATTGATCAATAACGATGACCTTTCCAACACCTATCCATACGGTACAGCCATTGCAGCAGGAGCTATGATAAATCTCCTTTTAGGAGGGGGATTGCTATTATGTTAA
- a CDS encoding cupin domain-containing protein — MLEKVYEYKMLNEKIIERIIDDENVALNHMILTKGTGLPEHYSNSNVYMIIIRGTMTIQLGDEEARTYEAGKLLNIPYNVKMNVKNFDDGVLEFFVVKAPNPKNYKSE; from the coding sequence ATGTTAGAAAAGGTTTATGAATATAAGATGTTAAATGAAAAGATAATTGAAAGGATAATAGATGATGAGAATGTGGCACTAAATCATATGATACTTACAAAGGGAACAGGACTGCCTGAGCATTACTCAAATTCTAATGTATATATGATAATTATAAGAGGGACAATGACTATTCAACTAGGAGATGAAGAGGCACGCACATATGAAGCTGGAAAGCTTTTAAATATTCCCTACAATGTGAAGATGAATGTGAAAAATTTTGACGATGGAGTTTTAGAGTTCTTTGTAGTAAAGGCTCCAAATCCTAAAAATTATAAAAGTGAATAG
- a CDS encoding HAMP domain-containing sensor histidine kinase, translating into MEIKLINKLIISFLIVILLSTVLGLAISNYKIDKNFEKYLEDKKNKTVATVVDIVENNCDEETAIERSQDIELLAKSEQLYIRVEDLDGKITFETKKNYVNAMKDESTMDSNDMIQKTFDPKYYKEEKYELVKYNRKIGNVIIGYYGLDNCTSRDLQMKDTITNTLIETALGTLMIGIIISIFLARHFSIPLKNMTKTTNEIRKGNLDVCLDEKSSTYEINELSNAIKYLVKSLENKDMLRKRLASDMSHEIRTPLMTLQNTMEAFLYGVWEPTKERLESCYEETIRLSKLVDRLKDINKLEEESIKLNMKEFNITDELNQLLELFRPQYENKNINLIFKSDGDILINSDKDKIKQVIVNLLNNAYNYTDKNGKVEVTLEKRDKNIVIAVKDNGIGISKDDLPFIFERFYRIDETRNRKTGGMGIGLTISEALVNALGGTINAESKLGEGSIFIVRLPIKN; encoded by the coding sequence ATGGAGATAAAACTTATAAATAAATTAATAATTAGTTTTTTAATCGTAATATTACTATCTACTGTTTTGGGTCTTGCCATAAGTAATTATAAAATAGATAAGAATTTTGAGAAGTACTTAGAAGATAAAAAAAATAAAACTGTTGCTACTGTTGTTGATATTGTAGAGAATAATTGTGATGAAGAGACTGCTATAGAGCGTTCACAGGATATAGAGCTACTTGCTAAAAGTGAACAATTGTATATTAGGGTGGAAGATTTAGATGGAAAGATTACCTTTGAAACAAAGAAGAACTATGTAAATGCTATGAAGGATGAATCAACTATGGATTCTAATGATATGATACAAAAGACCTTTGATCCTAAATATTACAAGGAAGAAAAATATGAATTAGTAAAGTATAATAGAAAAATCGGGAATGTGATTATAGGATACTATGGTTTAGATAATTGTACTAGTCGTGATTTACAGATGAAGGATACCATAACTAATACTTTAATAGAAACGGCCCTTGGGACATTAATGATAGGAATAATAATAAGTATATTTTTAGCAAGACACTTTTCTATCCCTTTAAAAAATATGACTAAAACTACAAATGAAATTAGAAAGGGAAATTTAGATGTATGTTTAGATGAAAAGAGTAGCACCTATGAGATAAATGAATTGTCTAATGCAATTAAATATCTAGTAAAGAGTCTTGAGAATAAGGATATGCTTAGGAAAAGACTTGCATCTGATATGTCCCACGAAATTAGAACTCCTCTAATGACTTTACAAAATACCATGGAGGCATTTTTATATGGAGTCTGGGAGCCTACAAAGGAAAGGCTTGAAAGTTGTTATGAGGAGACCATAAGACTTTCCAAATTAGTGGATAGACTTAAGGACATAAATAAATTAGAAGAGGAAAGTATAAAGTTAAATATGAAGGAGTTTAATATTACAGATGAACTAAATCAGCTATTAGAGTTATTTAGACCCCAATATGAAAATAAAAATATTAATCTGATTTTTAAATCTGATGGAGACATATTAATAAATTCTGACAAGGATAAAATAAAGCAAGTTATAGTTAACTTACTTAATAATGCTTATAACTATACAGATAAAAATGGTAAAGTGGAAGTGACACTAGAAAAAAGGGACAAGAATATAGTCATAGCTGTTAAGGATAATGGTATAGGTATATCTAAAGATGACTTACCATTCATATTTGAAAGGTTTTATAGAATTGATGAGACTAGGAACAGAAAAACAGGAGGCATGGGAATCGGGCTAACTATATCAGAAGCACTAGTTAATGCCCTTGGTGGTACTATTAATGCTGAAAGTAAATTAGGTGAAGGGTCTATATTTATTGTAAGGCTACCAATTAAAAATTAA
- a CDS encoding cupin domain-containing protein, with amino-acid sequence MEKRKFIKNIPFEEALVMKELVTYEEGRVVSRTLVQRDNLTMTLFAFDKGEGISTHSAPGDAMVYILDGKVEISIGDNPKLLLEAGQTTVMPADIPHGLEAVENFKMLLILVK; translated from the coding sequence ATGGAAAAAAGAAAGTTTATAAAAAATATACCCTTTGAAGAGGCATTAGTTATGAAGGAGTTAGTGACTTATGAAGAGGGAAGAGTTGTAAGTAGAACATTAGTACAAAGGGATAATTTAACTATGACTTTATTTGCTTTTGATAAGGGCGAGGGAATAAGTACTCACTCTGCACCAGGAGATGCTATGGTATATATATTAGATGGTAAGGTAGAAATAAGTATTGGAGACAATCCGAAACTATTATTAGAGGCTGGACAGACTACAGTAATGCCTGCTGATATACCTCATGGTTTAGAGGCCGTTGAGAATTTCAAGATGTTACTAATTTTAGTGAAGTAA
- a CDS encoding TlpA family protein disulfide reductase, translating to MTKRNIIIVILAIGLVVGLYYGTKVETSPEKTNTAQEENVEKAPEEKADEKPSAEEELAVGKPAPKFTLKDLNGKDVSLSDYKGKIVLINFWATWCAYCDMEMPDLEKLNKENDDLVVLAVNVREGKDIVEKYIKEGKYTFPVALDESGDVSAKYLVSAFPTTYFVDKEGLLLGAVPGMMTAAQMDEIVGNIRAEIEK from the coding sequence ATGACTAAGAGAAATATTATTATAGTAATTCTAGCCATTGGATTAGTGGTAGGATTATACTATGGAACGAAGGTGGAAACAAGTCCAGAGAAAACTAATACTGCACAAGAGGAAAATGTAGAAAAAGCTCCTGAAGAAAAGGCTGATGAAAAACCTAGCGCAGAAGAGGAATTAGCCGTTGGTAAACCAGCACCAAAATTTACTCTTAAGGATTTAAATGGAAAAGACGTGTCCCTTAGTGATTATAAAGGCAAGATAGTCTTAATAAATTTCTGGGCCACATGGTGTGCTTATTGTGATATGGAAATGCCTGATTTAGAAAAGCTGAATAAGGAAAATGATGACCTGGTAGTGTTAGCTGTTAATGTACGTGAAGGTAAAGATATTGTTGAGAAGTATATTAAAGAGGGTAAATACACATTCCCTGTTGCACTTGATGAAAGTGGAGATGTATCAGCTAAATATTTAGTTAGTGCGTTCCCTACAACTTACTTTGTAGACAAAGAGGGACTGTTATTAGGAGCAGTACCAGGAATGATGACAGCTGCCCAAATGGATGAAATAGTTGGAAATATACGAGCGGAGATTGAGAAGTAA
- a CDS encoding acyl-CoA dehydratase activase, with protein MYSLGIDIGYASIKLVIINEKNEIKETRYILHKGDMGTVLLKALEEVGELYGKDNISHIGLTGEGAKRFEKLNKDLWFNEVYCLVEGSLGINENIGSIIEIGAQSAKYIYDVSNRDKSRIGFAMNSSCSAGTGSFLEEQVSRLGLKLEDYSEYIKKATSIPRIAGRCSVFAKTDIIHHQQEGIKTEDMLLGLAYALVRNYKGSVIKKTPIKKPIIFAGGVGHNEGIIQALKDILDLEEGDLIIPKEFPVFGALGAAINVKEKGPTVTLDELIKFLVKEGENPSFRKMGNDFNQKPLHLRGKREILNKHRCKTIGKDEKVDAYLGIDIGSTSTNLVLMDEENEIITYRYLRTLGDSLNAVQKGLGSIYEEFGDRVTIKGMGTTGSGRYLVGKKAGSDVIVNEITAQAKAAITIDPEVDTIFEIGGQDSKYIQIEKGVVVDFEMNKICAAGTGSFIEEQAKKLDIAIEDYGDLALKSDNPIYLGERCTVFIEGNIANALAEGAKKEDIASGLSYSIVNNYLNRVVGTKKVGKKIFFQGGVTNNQAVVNAFESVLGKEIKVPPFFSVTGAYGVAILTKEKMKGQSTNFKGWYLDQNVKDESLEVSPKEKHSWIEEKMEKLFLKGYTGKIDPSKKTIGIPRVLFLHKLFTMFNVFFKELGFNVILSDQTNSHIVGLIQVYSLDETCYPIKLINGHVASLLDKGVDYIFLPSLYTMKHANSKTREDYSCTFMQTIPQMVNSVMDLENKGIELLAPALSFKFGKKYMAKTLMDMGAQLGKGKIKTISALQKGMGRLMEYENEVEKLGKDIIDNLKPDEKAFVIITRTYNIVDKGLNMGIPQKLREMGYKVLNLSNLPAHDHDISKEYPNMYWPFGQHIISGTQIVKQNPNLYAIYLSNHGCGPDSMIAHYVKDEMKGKPYLHIEVDEHESSVGVITRLEAFVNSIDGITSSGEEILPIEKYSKVVKHKNVNIGSNSQGVGKLYIPYLFPYGCIYKEIFKNKRIDAEVLPMTNEASLKIGKSYSMSKEYLSCLGLIGDVMSNIDEIRSNKGSIYIPKTEGSEVFGQYNRLLRQKLDEANYEDVKIVSPFMEDMLIDETHYGIDMGLGTIAGDLVMTSHIEVRQEYLDKVCDLIKRGKLNEQNLKEMAKDIYEDLKKRNYLKRVLALGEVNILFQPFLNEYRLKKIEEEHIKIIYQPLGELLWMRWNDYFIKEKKKNKSMKKHLYELQNIMGELHHILCEHSPYDKDLGEFVNGADSKLKLYAGGDGRYRFTKLYRHPENINGIMTIGSMYENTATILNILQKNFENEEIPPIINLDFDGTKHNTMETKINTFIHYI; from the coding sequence ATGTATAGTTTAGGAATTGATATTGGATATGCTTCTATAAAGCTAGTAATTATAAATGAAAAAAATGAAATAAAAGAAACAAGATATATTCTCCATAAGGGAGATATGGGTACAGTATTATTAAAAGCACTTGAAGAAGTGGGAGAATTATATGGTAAGGATAATATTAGCCATATTGGACTTACAGGTGAAGGAGCAAAGAGATTTGAAAAATTAAATAAAGACCTTTGGTTTAACGAAGTCTATTGTTTAGTTGAAGGAAGCCTAGGAATAAACGAAAATATAGGCTCTATTATAGAAATTGGAGCACAGAGTGCAAAATATATATATGATGTGTCAAATAGGGATAAATCAAGAATTGGATTTGCTATGAATTCAAGTTGTTCAGCAGGAACAGGGTCATTTCTAGAAGAACAGGTATCTCGTTTAGGTCTTAAGTTAGAAGATTATTCTGAGTATATAAAAAAAGCCACTTCTATTCCTAGAATTGCAGGCAGATGTAGTGTGTTTGCAAAGACAGATATTATCCATCACCAACAAGAGGGAATAAAGACAGAGGATATGTTGTTAGGATTGGCTTATGCCCTAGTAAGAAATTATAAGGGTAGTGTTATTAAAAAGACTCCAATTAAGAAACCCATTATCTTTGCAGGAGGAGTAGGACATAACGAGGGAATTATTCAGGCTCTTAAGGATATTTTAGATCTTGAAGAAGGTGACCTTATTATTCCAAAAGAGTTTCCTGTATTTGGAGCCCTAGGTGCAGCAATAAATGTAAAAGAAAAGGGTCCTACAGTGACCTTAGATGAATTAATTAAATTTCTAGTAAAAGAAGGTGAGAATCCATCCTTTAGGAAGATGGGAAATGACTTTAATCAAAAACCATTACACTTACGTGGTAAGAGAGAGATTTTAAATAAACATAGGTGTAAGACTATAGGAAAAGATGAAAAAGTAGATGCGTATTTAGGAATTGATATTGGCTCTACTAGTACAAACCTAGTTTTAATGGATGAAGAAAATGAAATAATTACTTATAGATATTTAAGAACCCTAGGTGACTCTCTTAATGCAGTACAAAAAGGATTAGGATCCATATATGAAGAATTTGGTGACCGTGTAACCATAAAAGGCATGGGAACTACAGGATCTGGTAGATATTTAGTAGGGAAGAAGGCAGGATCAGATGTGATTGTAAATGAGATTACAGCCCAAGCTAAGGCAGCCATAACTATAGATCCAGAAGTAGATACCATCTTTGAAATTGGAGGTCAGGATTCAAAATATATTCAGATTGAAAAGGGCGTTGTTGTAGATTTTGAAATGAACAAAATCTGTGCTGCTGGAACTGGATCATTCATTGAAGAGCAGGCAAAGAAATTAGATATTGCCATAGAAGACTATGGAGATTTAGCACTGAAAAGTGACAACCCTATATATTTAGGGGAGAGGTGTACAGTATTCATAGAAGGGAACATTGCTAATGCATTGGCTGAGGGTGCAAAGAAGGAAGATATAGCTTCAGGACTTAGTTATTCCATTGTAAATAACTATTTAAATAGGGTTGTGGGAACAAAGAAGGTTGGGAAAAAAATATTTTTCCAAGGTGGAGTAACTAACAATCAAGCCGTAGTAAATGCATTTGAATCTGTACTAGGAAAGGAAATAAAGGTTCCTCCTTTCTTTAGTGTTACAGGGGCATATGGTGTGGCCATTTTAACTAAGGAAAAGATGAAAGGTCAATCAACAAACTTCAAGGGATGGTATCTTGATCAAAATGTGAAAGATGAATCACTAGAAGTAAGTCCTAAGGAAAAGCATAGTTGGATTGAAGAAAAGATGGAAAAACTATTCTTAAAAGGATACACGGGAAAAATTGATCCTTCTAAGAAGACAATAGGGATTCCAAGGGTCCTATTTTTACACAAATTATTTACAATGTTTAATGTGTTCTTTAAGGAGTTAGGATTTAATGTTATTCTTTCCGATCAAACTAATTCGCATATTGTAGGATTGATTCAAGTCTATTCCTTAGATGAAACTTGTTATCCAATTAAACTTATTAATGGTCACGTGGCTTCATTACTAGACAAGGGTGTTGATTATATATTCCTGCCTAGTCTATATACTATGAAGCATGCAAATTCAAAGACTAGGGAGGATTATTCTTGTACATTTATGCAGACAATTCCCCAAATGGTGAATTCTGTCATGGACCTAGAAAATAAGGGTATAGAATTACTTGCACCTGCCCTTTCATTTAAATTTGGTAAGAAATATATGGCTAAAACATTAATGGATATGGGTGCCCAATTAGGAAAAGGAAAGATAAAGACAATAAGTGCATTACAAAAGGGAATGGGAAGACTTATGGAATATGAAAATGAAGTTGAAAAATTAGGTAAAGATATTATAGATAATTTAAAACCTGATGAAAAGGCCTTTGTTATCATTACAAGAACATACAATATTGTGGATAAGGGACTTAACATGGGAATTCCACAAAAGTTAAGAGAAATGGGTTATAAAGTGTTGAATCTATCCAATCTTCCAGCCCATGATCATGATATATCTAAGGAATATCCTAATATGTATTGGCCCTTTGGTCAACATATCATATCAGGAACTCAGATTGTAAAACAAAATCCTAACCTATATGCCATATACTTATCAAACCACGGATGCGGGCCAGATAGTATGATAGCCCATTACGTTAAGGATGAAATGAAGGGCAAACCATATTTACACATAGAAGTTGATGAACATGAATCTAGTGTGGGTGTAATCACTCGGCTAGAGGCCTTTGTAAACAGTATAGATGGAATAACATCTTCAGGGGAAGAAATTCTTCCAATTGAAAAATATTCTAAGGTTGTTAAGCATAAAAATGTAAATATTGGCTCAAATAGTCAAGGAGTAGGAAAACTATATATACCTTATTTATTTCCCTATGGATGTATATATAAAGAGATTTTTAAGAATAAGAGAATTGATGCAGAAGTTCTGCCTATGACAAATGAGGCTTCTCTCAAAATTGGGAAATCATATTCCATGTCTAAGGAATATTTATCATGCTTAGGGTTAATTGGAGATGTGATGAGCAATATTGATGAAATTAGATCTAATAAGGGGAGTATATATATACCAAAAACTGAGGGAAGTGAAGTCTTTGGTCAATACAATCGTCTTCTACGTCAAAAGTTAGATGAGGCCAATTATGAAGACGTGAAGATTGTTTCCCCATTTATGGAAGACATGTTAATAGATGAAACTCACTATGGAATAGATATGGGTCTAGGTACCATTGCAGGTGACTTGGTGATGACATCGCATATAGAGGTTCGACAAGAATATTTAGATAAAGTATGTGATCTTATTAAAAGAGGTAAATTAAATGAACAGAATTTAAAGGAAATGGCTAAGGATATATATGAAGATTTAAAGAAAAGGAATTATTTAAAAAGAGTGTTGGCCCTAGGAGAAGTTAATATTCTCTTCCAACCATTTCTTAATGAATATAGATTAAAAAAGATAGAAGAGGAACATATAAAGATAATATACCAACCTTTAGGAGAACTATTGTGGATGAGATGGAATGACTATTTTATTAAGGAGAAGAAGAAAAATAAGAGTATGAAAAAACACCTATATGAGTTACAAAACATAATGGGTGAGCTGCATCATATATTATGTGAACATAGTCCATACGATAAGGATTTAGGCGAGTTTGTAAATGGGGCAGATAGTAAATTAAAACTATATGCAGGAGGAGATGGAAGATACAGATTTACTAAATTATATCGCCATCCTGAAAATATTAACGGTATTATGACTATTGGTTCCATGTATGAAAATACGGCTACCATATTGAACATATTACAAAAGAATTTTGAAAATGAGGAAATACCACCAATAATTAATCTAGATTTTGATGGAACTAAGCATAATACTATGGAAACTAAAATAAATACTTTTATACACTATATATAA
- a CDS encoding TadE/TadG family type IV pilus assembly protein, translating into MLKKENGQSLVEFALILPILLLLLCGILDFGRVMYTYMHLNLITQESVRIGGLGESDTEIITFAQSNFNVGDVDLLLIQISPSESQRKSGDYITVTLEYPVTYVTPFFATLFPSPYKVITDSTIRIE; encoded by the coding sequence ATGTTAAAAAAGGAAAATGGTCAATCTCTTGTTGAATTTGCATTGATTTTACCTATTTTATTGCTTTTATTATGTGGCATTTTGGATTTTGGAAGGGTAATGTATACATATATGCATCTCAATTTAATCACTCAAGAATCAGTACGGATAGGCGGCCTTGGAGAATCAGATACAGAAATTATAACTTTTGCTCAAAGTAATTTCAATGTGGGAGATGTAGATCTTCTTCTGATTCAAATCTCCCCTAGTGAGTCACAAAGAAAATCAGGAGATTATATTACAGTTACCCTGGAATATCCTGTTACATATGTTACCCCTTTCTTTGCAACCCTATTCCCATCTCCTTACAAAGTGATTACCGATTCTACAATTCGTATAGAATAA
- a CDS encoding DUF192 domain-containing protein, protein MKLINLDNGQVLAEKVHMANTFFKRLKGLMFSKNLPSDCALYIQPCRGIHTFFMRYSIDVLHLDSFGKVVAIEENVQPGRIGKVHPHTMEIIELPAGKIEKNQTKLGNTIQLSKKQM, encoded by the coding sequence TTGAAGCTCATTAATCTAGATAATGGTCAGGTTTTAGCAGAAAAGGTTCATATGGCAAATACTTTCTTCAAAAGATTAAAAGGACTCATGTTTTCAAAAAATCTACCTTCTGATTGTGCGCTTTATATTCAACCCTGCCGAGGTATTCACACCTTTTTCATGCGTTACAGCATTGATGTGTTACATCTTGATTCTTTTGGAAAAGTTGTAGCAATAGAAGAAAATGTACAGCCTGGAAGAATTGGAAAAGTCCATCCTCATACGATGGAAATCATTGAACTTCCAGCTGGAAAAATTGAAAAAAACCAAACAAAATTGGGAAACACTATTCAATTGAGTAAAAAACAAATGTAA